One Danio rerio strain Tuebingen ecotype United States chromosome 13, GRCz12tu, whole genome shotgun sequence DNA window includes the following coding sequences:
- the bag3 gene encoding BAG family molecular chaperone regulator 3 has product MAQYSGAKQYQSMKTLSPVETMATNDPLPPGWEIKIDPQTGWPFFVDHNNRTTTWNDPRHDTKKIFSNGPSMSPETPQDMHKTFINEMRQPMLRQGYIPIPVCHENPEPRLQQYPSFSYIHPAVQQNLRTDGRTPSPTPAAHCRPRSPVQTPSEACSSCSPTSHGPEGYQPQGTHQQISGLHQQPRSSNTGLRAGYIPIPVIHEGAGGVLPSQLSQSSHPTREKIYREQVPIQIQQNRAASPIQVPLRAQSPVMAQIMGERPQMQQHIGHTAIPSKIEHPVEEIIRVPTFEVPIQRVSEVPQQIHHQPVQQQQQPTQQPQPKAQPSPQVSETSNITIQVPPAPEPQETAAPQTPQEVSSPQLQPEETLEQDLSHPGLVKVQQIVERVEKLAQNVKGFDGKKNDKRYLVLEEMLTKELLALDSVDPEGRPDVRQARRDGVRRVQNILDELEMIGEMQAGNEAKGEQSMIDQLNTERVKEFS; this is encoded by the exons ATGGCTCAATATTCGGGAGCGAAGCAATATCAGAGTATGAAAACACTGTCTCCGGTCGAAACGATGGCAACTAACGATCCTCTGCCACCTGGCTGGGAGATCAAAATTGACCCGCAGACAGGCTGGCCGTTTTTTGTGGATCACAACAATCGCACAACGACGTGGAACGATCCGCGGCACGATACGAAAAAG ATTTTTTCCAATGGTCCTTCAATGTCCCCAGAGACTCCTCAGGACATGCACAAAACCTTTATTAATGAGATGAGGCAGCCAATGCTCCGGCAGGGCTACATCCCCATCCCTGTCTGTCATGAAAACCCTGAACCCAGGCTGCAGCAGTATCCTAGTTTCTCCTACATTCATCCAGCGGTGCAGCAGAATCTGAGAACAGATGGACGTACACCTTCCCCAACGCCAGCAGCACACTGTCGGCCTAGATCTCCAGTGCAGACCCCATCAGAAGCATGTTCGTCTTGCTCACCTACTTCACACGGGCCTGAG GGATATCAACCACAAGGGACCCACCAACAAATCAGTGGCCTTCACCAGCAGCCCAGATCCAGCAATACAGGTCTCCGGGCAGGATACATCCCCATTCCGGTGATCCATGAGGGTGCCGGGGGGGTCTTGCCATCCCAGCTTAGCCAAAGTTCTCATCCCACTCGAGAAAAAATCTACCGTGAACAAGTGCCCATTCAGATTCAACAGAACCGTGCTGCCAGTCCCATCCAAGTCCCCTTAAGAGCCCAGTCGCCAGTCATGGCTCAGATCATGGGAGAGAGGCCTCAG ATGCAGCAACATATTGGACACACAGCCATACCTTCAAAAATTGAACATCCAGTTGAAGAAATCATCAGAGTACCTACATTTGAGGTTCCCATTCAAAGAGTGAGTGAAGTTCCCCAGCAGATACATCATCAGccagtacaacaacaacaacaacctacACAGCAGCCTCAGCCAAAAGCACAACCCTCCCCGCAGGTATCAGAAACATCCAATATTACCATACAAGTTCCTCCAGCACCAGAGCCCCAGGAAACAGCTGCTCCTCAAACGCCTCAAGAAGTCTCGTCCCCGCAACTCCAGCCTGAAGAGACTCTGGAACAAGATCTGAGCCACCCAGGACTGGTCAAAGTGCAGCAGATAGTGGAACGTGTGGAGAAGCTGGCACAGAATGTCAAGGGCTTCGATGGGAAGAAGAATGATAAAAGATACTTGGTACTGGAGGAGATGTTGACTAAAGAACTGCTAGCTCTGGACTCTGTAGATCCAGAAGGTCGTCCAGATGTGCGTCAGGCTCGGAGGGACGGCGTCCGCAGAGTTCAGAATATTCTAGACGAACTGGAGATGATCGGAGAGATGCAGGCTGGAAATGAGGCAAAAGGAGAGCAGAGTATGATTGACCAGTTGAACACAGAGAGAGTCAAGGAGTTTTCATAA